Proteins found in one Penaeus vannamei isolate JL-2024 chromosome 29, ASM4276789v1, whole genome shotgun sequence genomic segment:
- the LOC138867364 gene encoding glutamine synthetase-like isoform X1, translating to MAALTNKTVLDRFLRLTIPDVKCQAMYVWIDGTGENVRCKTRTLDFVPKSPCELPIWNFDGSSTGQAEGSNSDVYLHPVALYRDPFRLGNNKLVLCETYKYNKKPTDSNQRWKCLEVMQKAKDQHPWFGIEQEYTLLDFDLHPLGWPKNGYPGPQGPYHCAVGANRVYGRDVVEAHYRACLYTGINIFGTNAETMPAQWEFQVGPCEGITMGDDLWMARYLLHRVAEDFGVTVSLDPKPVTGDWNGAGMHTNFSTAAMRAPNGITAIEEAIEKLGKVHEEHIKTYDPHGGKDNERRLTGRHETSNIHDFSAGVANRGTSIRIPRGVAEDKCGYLEDRRPSSNADPYVVSERLVRTICLDEC from the exons ATGGCGGCGCTCACCAACAAGACCGTGCTCGACCGCTTCCTGAGGCTGACCATCCCCGACGTCAAGTGCCAGGCGATGTACGTGTGGATCGACGGCACGGGGGAGAACGTGCGCTGCAAGACGAGGACGCTGGACTTCGTGCCCAAATCTCCGTGTG AGCTCCCGATCTGGAACTTCGACGGGTCTTCTACCGGCCAGGCCGAGGGCAGCAACAGCGACGTGTACCTGCACCCAGTGGCGCTCTACAGAGATCCCTTCAGACTCGGCAACAACAAGCTGGTGCTCTGCGAGACCTACAAGTACAACAAGAAGCCGACGGATTCGAACCAGCGATGGAAATGCCTGGAGGTCATGCAGAAGGCGAAGGACCAGCACCCCTGGTTCGGCATAGAGCAGGAGTACACTCTTCTGGACTTCGACTTACACCCCCTGGGTTGGCCCAAGAACGGCTACCCGGGGCCTCAGGGACCCTACCATTGCGCCGTCGGGGCCAACAGGGTCTACGGGCGCGACGTGGTGGAGGCCCACTACAGAGCCTGCCTCTACACGGGCATCAACATCTTCGGCACAAACGCTGAGACGATGCCTGCCCAGTGGGAGTTCCAGGTGGGGCCCTGCGAGGGCATCACGATGGGCGACGACCTCTGGATGGCGAGGTACCTCCTGCACAGAGTCGCCGAGGACTTCGGGGTGACGGTCAGCCTGGACCCCAAGCCCGTGACCGGCGACTGGAACGGCGCCGGCATGCACACCAACTTCTCGACGGCGGCCATGCGAGCGCCGAACGGCATCACGGCCATCGAGGAGGCCATCGAGAAGCTCGGGAAGGTCCACGAGGAGCACATCAAGACCTACGACCCCCACGGAGGCAAGGACAACGAGCGCCGCCTCACAGGACGACACGAGACGTCCAACATCCACGACTTCTCCGCCGGCGTGGCCAACAGGGGCACCTCCATCCGCATCCCCAGGGGCGTGGCGGAGGACAAGTGCGGATACCTGGAGGACCGCCGCCCCTCGTCCAACGCCGACCCCTACGTCGTGTCCGAGAGGCTCGTCCGCACCATCTGCCTGGACGAGTGCTAA
- the LOC138867364 gene encoding glutamine synthetase-like isoform X2, whose protein sequence is MAQLTNKTVLDRYLKLEIPDNKCQAMYVWVDGTGENLRSKTRTLNFIPKSPSELPIWNFDGSSTGQAEGSNSDVYLHPVALYKDPFRLGDNKLVLCETYKYNKTPTDTNRRWQCLEVMQKAVDQHPWFGMEQEYTLLDFDMHPLGWPKNGYPGPQGPYYCGVGASKVYGRDVVEAHYRACLYTGINISGTNAEVMPAQWEFQVGPCEGITMGDDLWMARYLLHRVAEDFGVTVSLDPKPIPGDWNGAGMHTNFSTKAMREANGITAIEEAIEKLGKVHAEHIRAYDPHGGKDNERRLTGLHETSSIHDFSAGVANRGASIRIPRGVAEEKTGYLEDRRPSSNADPYVVSERLVRTICLDES, encoded by the exons ATGGCACAGCTTACCAACAAAACGGTCTTGGACCGATATCTGAAACTCGAAATTCCGGACAACAAGTGCCAAGCCATGTACGTGTGGGTGGACGGCACCGGAGAGAACCTGCGCTCAAAGACCAGAACCCTCAACTTCATCCCAAAAAGCCCTAGTG AGCTTCCCATCTGGAACTTCGACGGGTCTTCTACCGGCCAGGCCGAGGGCAGCAACAGCGACGTGTACCTGCACCCGGTGGCGCTGTACAAAGATCCCTTCAGACTGGGCGACAACAAACTAGTTCTCTGCGAGACCTACAAGTACAACAAGACGCCCACCGACACGAACAGGCGATGGCAGTGCCTAGAGGTCATGCAGAAGGCAGTTGACCAGCATCCCTGGTTCGGCATGGAGCAGGAATACACGCTTCTTGACTTTGACATGCACCCCCTGGGTTGGCCCAAGAACGGCTACCCGGGGCCCCAGGGACCCTACTACTGCGGCGTCGGAGCCAGCAAGGTCTACGGGCGCGACGTGGTGGAGGCCCACTACAGAGCCTGCCTCTACACGGGCATCAACATCTCGGGAACCAACGCGGAGGTCATGCCCGCCCAGTGGGAGTTCCAGGTGGGACCCTGCGAGGGCATCACGATGGGCGATGACCTCTGGATGGCAAGGTACCTCCTGCACAGAGTCGCCGAAGATTTTGGTGTTACAGTCAGTTTAGACCCGAAGCCCATCCCCGGCGACTGGAACGGCGCCGGCATGCACACCAACTTCTCCACGAAGGCCATGCGGGAGGCCAACGGCATCACGGCCATCGAGGAGGCCATCGAGAAGCTCGGAAAGGTCCACGCCGAGCACATCAGGGCCTACGACCCCCACGGAGGCAAGGACAACGAGCGCCGCCTCACGGGCCTCCACGAGACGTCGTCCATCCACGACTTCTCCGCCGGCGTGGCCAACAGGGGCGCCTCCATCCGCATCCCCAGGGGCGTGGCCGAGGAGAAGACGGGCTACCTGGAGGACCGCCGCCCCTCGTCCAACGCCGACCCCTACGTCGTGTCCGAGAGACTCGTCCGCACCATCTGCCTGGACGAGAGCTAG